The Glycine soja cultivar W05 chromosome 19, ASM419377v2, whole genome shotgun sequence genomic sequence TTTCGATCCCACTAAGTATGATCTGAACTTTCCCAAAGCATACACAATTGCAAGCATTTCCTTCTTTGTGGTGGCATAATTCATCTGGGCATCATTTAAAACTTTGCTGGCATAATAAATAGCATGGAAAACTCTGCCTTTCCTTTGGCCCAATATAGCACCTACAGCATAATCACTTGTGTCACACATGAGCTCAAATTCTTGGCTCCAATCTGGTGCGGTATTAACGGGTGCAGACACTAGATTGGTCTTTAGAGTGTTGAATGTCTTCAAACACTCTTCATCGAATAAAAACACAACGTCCTTATTGAGCAAATTACTTAGTGGTTTGGCAATCTTTGAAAAGTCTTTTATAAACCGCTTGTAGAACCCAACATTCCCTAAAAAGCTTCTCACTCCCTTGACATTCACTGGAGGAGGTAGCTTAtcaattacatcaattttaGCTTTATCTACTTCAATCCCCCTCATAGAGATTTTGTGGCCCAACACAATTCCTTCTTGAACCattaaatgacatttttcccaATTAAGAACAAAATTTGTCTTTTCGCATCGTTGCAAGACTCGCTCTAGATTTGCTAGACAACAATCAAAAGATGAGCCAAAGACAGAGAAGTCATCCATAAACACTTTGATACATTTCTCCACCATGTCAGCAAATATTACCATCATGCATCTCTAAAAAGTTACAGGAGCGTTGCAAAGACCAAAGGGCATTCGTCTATAAGCAAACACACCAAAAGGACAAGTGAATGTTGTCTTTTATTGATCATTTGGGTCCACAACAATCTGATTGTAGCCAGAGTATCCATCTAAAAGGCAATAAAATGATTGTCCAGCCAGTCtttcaagcatttgatccatgAATGGAAGTGGGTAGTGATCCTTTCTGGTAGCATCATTCAATTTTCTATAATCGATACACATCCTCCACCCAATGACGGTTCTTGTGGGGATCAAATCATTCTTCTCATTTTGAATTACCGTCATGCCTCCTTTGTTTGGAACCACCTGTATAGGGCAAACCCATGCACTGTCTGAAATAAGATAAATGAGACATGTTTCTAGCAATTTAAGTACTTCCTTCCACACTTCTTCCTTCATAACCAAATTCAATCTTCTTTGCGGTTGTCTTACAGGCTTATAATCAACTTCCATGTTGATCTTATGCATGCAGCAAGAAGGGTTGATTCCTTTGAGATCAGAAATGTGCCATCCAATAGCTGCCTTGTGTTTCTTCAGAACTTCCACTAACTGAGATTCCTCCTCCTTTCTTAAAGAATTGTTGATGATCATTGGACTTGCTTCATTTTCTCCCAAGAACACATACTTCAAATGCTCTAGAAGAGTTTTTAACTCCACTTTGGCCTTTTTTGCCAGAATGTCcttcttcaattcttcaaatACAACTTTTTCAGAAGGACTTTCTTCTAAACCTTTTAATTCTTCCAAACAGTTCTGcaattctttttcttcctccatTGTCATACACTACATAGTATTAGTCAATGCTTTTTCCAATGGGGACTACAGCACCATGGCTCTAGCTACCATGTCTACCTTAAAACAGGTCTTGTGGTCACTTGGATGCTTCATGGCTTCAAACAAATTGAATGTAACCTTCTAGTCATCCACACTCATTTAAAGATTATCTTTCCCCATATCAACCACACAGTTGGCTGTTAACATGAACGGACGGCCTAAAATCAGCGGGATTTCAGAGTCCTCTTCAATGCCAATTATCACGAAATCTACAGGGAAAGTAAATTGACGCACTTTGACCAGGACATCCTCCACTACACCATATGGCCTTGTAATTGAGCAATCCGCCAGCTGCAATGTCATTCTTGTTGGCATGATTTCCAGCTCTTCAATCCTTCTGCACATGGATAGAGGCATCAAATTAATGCTAGCCCCTAAGTCAAAAAGGGCTTTTCCAACTGACACAACACTAATTAAGCAAGGGATTGTGACATTCCCTggatccttgtattttggtgGAAGTATCCTCTGAATAGCAGTACTACAATTTCCCTCCACCAGAATATTATCGCTCTGGATGGATTTGCCCTTCTTGGTCAGCAGATCTTTGAGAAATTTGGAGTAGAGTGACGTCCGTTGCATGGCTTCTCCAAATGGGACAGttatctccaatttcttgaagatatcaaggaaacgaGCAAAGTGtcgttccttgtccttcttagATGGCACCAAGGGATATGGTGCTTCCTTCCCTGTACATGGAACaacctccttcttcttttccctGGCCAACTCACTTCGAGTCTTCTTCtcttcctcatttttttttcatttttctcattcttttcttcttcctcttcacttattttttttctccctcatCTGATCTTCCTCCTTTACTTTTTCTCCCTTAGCTTCTAACTCCTTTTCCCCACTAGTCCTACTCTTATCTTCCACCATGGTCTCCATCTTGCTTCTAGTCATGACAGCCTTACAttcttctttgggatttttctctgtATTAGCTCCAAAACCTCTAGAAGAATTCTCAGCTATTTGCTTAGCTAGCTGTCCCACTTAAATCTTCGGGTTCTTGATAGTTGACTTAGTGCTCTTATGGTTGGACATTGAAACTTGCATGAATGGAGCCAAAGTCTCTTCTAGCTTAGTGGTCCTCTTGTACAAGCTAGGCCCTTGATTCTGAGGTCTGTTGGATGGTCCTCcttggtctttattgaactgaTTCCCTGGATGTGACCTCCATCCTTGCCCCTGATTTTGATTGAAATTTGCACCTTGCTGGTAACATGAAAAACCGCCTTCATGGAATCCTTGTCTGTTTTGATTCCCCATATAATTCACTTCCTTTGCAGCATCATCTAGGGGTATGAAACAACTAGATTTATGTGCTCTTCCACATATACTGCAACCTCCAACCTGCATAACTGCTGAATGGGAAGGTTGAGCCACTTTTAACTCTGTTGGCAGCTTGCTAAGTGTCTCTGTGAGTGATTCTAGCTGCTTAGCTAGCagcttgttttgtgccaacagTGCATCTTGTGAAGAAAGCTCTAACAGGCTTCTTTTGGTGGGAACATGAGTTCTATCACACAAAATAACATGATCACTAGCAGCCATATTCTCAATAAGTTCCATTGCTTCTTCAGAGGTCTTTAACTTAATATTTCCCCTAGCAGAAGCATCCAACAATTGTTTGGACTGTGGTCTCAAACCATCAATGAAAATGTTGAGCTGAATGGGCTCGGAGAATCCATGAGTCAGTGTCTTTCGTAGCAAGCTACGGAATCTTTCATGTGCTTCACTCAAGGATTCATCTGGAAACTAATGGAATGAGGAAATAGTTGCCTTGCCTTCGACTGTTTTTGATTTTGGGAAGTACTTCTTTAGAAATTTCTTTACTACTTCTTCCCATGTCTTTAAGTTGTTCCCTTTGAAAAAAAGCAGCCACCTCTTTGCTTCTCcaaccaaagaaaaagaaaacaagctgAGCCTCACTGCATTTTCTGGCACCCATGCAATTTTCACTGTATTACAGATTTCTATGTATGTTGCAAGGTGTGCATAAGGGTCTTCATTTGGcaaaccatgaaacaaatttccTTGAATTagctggatcaaggaatgaggATATGTGATGTTATGAGCTTGAACTTCCGGCCGCACAATGCTTGTGAAAAATTGCGGCACGATAGAGCTAGAATAGTCCTCAAGAGTAACCCTCTATGGTTGATCTTTCACCATAATGTGTGCTTCAGACGCACCAACTTCGGATTCCCTCTTGCAAACCTTTTCTCCTCCTTTCTACATTGTTTCTCCTGCAAGTAGCTTCAATCTCCAAATCTAGTGGAGCTAAATTCCCTGCTGAAGAATTACCTCGCATACAAGAAGCACTAAACAGAACAACAGTTAACCAagtcaagagaaaaaaattgaattctaactacatattcacaaaatttattaaagaataaagaataaatgttttcaaactgaattatAATATCTAAGTGGAAATAAAATCCCCAGCAAcgacgccaaaaacttgttggtTCGCTGGTCGGCAAGTGTATCGAGTCGctcaagtaatataaaatggtaagaccgagtatcgtatcctcaaggaatttgtttcactcagACATTGCACATTCAGTATGCAAACatttatatggattaaaagcaGAGCAAATATCAAGTTGGCTTCTGGACTAAAATCTATTTGAGCATAAACTAAATATCTAACTTATGAAGGTGAAAACTATCAAGTAAAAAGCGTTGAGTAGTTCTACTGAATTTCTCTTGATGTTTAATGTGTATTTTCCCTCTATTTAACATTATCatagtgttcttatgctgagaaGTTACTCAAACCAAGATTCCTCTaaatgagcctaactctctttaaacTTCGTCCTTGATCCATTAACAAACttagtctaaaagagttgcattaagCCTACAACATAATATGAACTAGATCCctgcactccattcctagatatacagatttctagcttgctctaccaagttctaaggtttaaagcatttcccaatgctaaaaatcctaactatacatacaaatgggtgatcaagccacaagcatgtaaaataagcatagatagaagcaatgaacacataaaaataacattaaatagataatggaAGAATGTTACATTAAGGTTTTCAGCAGAACTCCCCAACAAAgaggcttagccttccattacaagtaatGCAATCTCTCAATACAGGGAAGgaataattttgaatgaaagaaaatggcaaaggatggttgaggatgtctcctacAACCTCTAAACCCTAGACTTCACTCACTTCTAATCTAAGCTCTCTCAGCTGCTTTCTTTCTGTCTTCAGTTCTTCCAAAAATGTGCTCTCTTCTAAAATTTTGCCAACCTCAGTCTTATAAAGGCTCTTGGACTCTTCAGCTTTcaaaggctcgcttagcgagactggcTCGCTAAACGAGAgtaagtggattttggcttagcgagactaggtgcgctaagcgcaaaaaGAGACAACGTCCTCGCTGGGCGGGCTGGCTGTGCATGGGGCGAGCACATCTCTGActtatcctcttctagggtttctcGACCCGCTAAGCGAGTTGTATGCCTCACTAAGCAGATGCCACTCACTGAGCGGATCTGCCTCGCTAAGTGAGTCATCAGCTACTTGAAGCTTCTCTTCTTTGGCCTGAAACTGAGTCggattcaacattaattcacagAATGAGAGTatctactctataaaatcacactaaacataaaaatatgtacaattcctacaaaaagaaccataaattggaggtaaGGCGCTAATCATGAATAACGACtaacacaaatgcaacaattgaTGAATTTGATGATGCATTAATTTGCAGTTCGGATAGTCCTGTTGATTCATGGGTTATGGACTCAGGTGCGTCTTTCCACACCACTCCCTCTTAAGATTTATTGTCTAACTATATTTCTGGAAGGTTTGGGAAAGTTTACCTTGCAAATGGAAAATCTCTTGACATTGTCGGAAGAGGTGATATTGACATCAAGACCTCCAGTGGATCCCTATGGACATTGCACATTGTCAGACATATTCCTGccttaaagagaaatttaatatctatagGGCAATTGTATGATGAGGGGCATTACACCACTTTTGGAGATGGAGTTTGGAAGGTAACAAAAGGCAATTTCGTTGTGGCTCGTGGAAATAAGCGAGGATCTCTTTACATGATTGCAAATGAGGATATGGTAGCAGTTACTGAGGCTGTCAATAATTCAACCCTATGGCATCAAGGACTTGGACACATGAGTGAAAAAGGAATGAAGCTTCTGGTGACAAAGGGTAAGCTATCAAGCCTGAAGCATGTTGATGTTGGTGTTTGTGAACATTGTATCTttgaaaagcaaaaaaaggtTAGCTTCTCAAGGGCAGGGAAGACTCCTAAAGTTGAATAGCTAGAATTGGTGCACACAGATGTTTGGGGGCCAACCCCAGTAAAATTTGTTGGAAACTCATGCTATTATGTCACCTTTATTGATGACTCTACCAGAAAGGTATAggcttattttcttaaaaataaatctaatgtgttttctgtgtttaaaaggtggaaaacaaaagttgaaaatcAGATAGTtctaaaggttaaaagtctaaaatttgaCAATGGTCGGGAGTATGATAGTCAAGAGTTTAAGGACTTCTGTTCAAAACATGTGATCAGAATGATTAAGACAATACCAGGAACACCTGAGCAAAACAGTGTTGCAAAAATGATGAATAGAACCTTAAACGAGAGAGCGAGGTGTATGCGGATCTAATCTGGCTTGCCTAAAGCATTCTGGGCAGAAGTAATAAACACCACAACATATCTCATCAATAGAGGACCATCAGTTCCTTTGAATTATCAGCTGCCCAAAGAAGTATGGTCTGGAAAGGAGGTAAAACTTtcacatttgagaattttttttgttgtgtttcatATATACTGATAGACTctaatagtaaaaataaattggatTTGAAGACGAGgaagtgttattttattggttatggaTCTGACATGTATGACTACAGGTTTTGGGATGACCAAAACAAGTTATCAGAAGCAATAATGTCACTTTTAATGAGAACTTATTCTATAAGGACAAATTTTCTACAGAATCTACATGTGCAGGTAAACTGTCAGAAATTTTTGAGTAAGCAACActtgaagaaatttcagaaagtGATGTAGCCAATAAAAATCAGAGTACAGGCGTAGAGTTTGAGTCATAACCAGAATCATCAACTCCTCCAAGAAGATCTAGCAGAATTTTAATACCACCAGATAGGTATTCCTcttcattgcattatttgttgttaaCTGATGCTGGTGAGCTAGAATGTTTCAGTGAGGCTACATAGGGGAATGACTCTATTGAGTGGGAGCTAGCAATGAAAGATGAGATGACATCCCTTCAGAAGAATAAGACGTGGTCTTTAATTAAATTGCCATAAGGAAAGAAAGATTTACAGAATAAGTGGGTCTATAGGCTAAAGGAAGAATTTGACGGTAGAAGAAGATACAAGGCGAGACTTGTGGTGAAAGGGTTTTAGCAGAAACAAGGAATTGA encodes the following:
- the LOC114398777 gene encoding uncharacterized protein LOC114398777; this translates as MTRSKMETMVEDKSRTSGEKELEAKGEKEEKKTRSELAREKKKEVVPCTGKEAPYPLVPSKKDKERHFARFLDIFKKLEITVPFGEAMQRTSLYSKFLKDLLTKKGKSIQSDNILVEGNCSTAIQRILPPKYKDPGNVTIPCLISVVSVGKALFDLGASINLMPLSMCRRIEELEIMPTRMTLQLADCSITRPYGVVEDVLVKVRQFTFPVDFVIIGIEEDSEIPLILGRPFMLTANCVVDMGKDNL